A single genomic interval of Lacrimispora sphenoides JCM 1415 harbors:
- a CDS encoding class I SAM-dependent methyltransferase — protein MRDRICIVCGRPLGETPLMTLADMPASAQDIPVKEELGEEQGITLFLHQCQACGLVQFDCEPVAYYKDVIRSGGFTTTMVNLRKSQYRHFIDMYHLEGKKLIEAGCGQGEFLGLLSDFPVKAYGIENRESLVRLAKEKGLTVWKQFAAEGEVLAADDGSASGPFDGFLSFNFLEHQPDPVGMLRCIADNLSEEGVGLITVPSLEYILQYDGYYELIRDHLAYYTFDTLRYAVERAGFQVLEEEMINRDTLSVIVKKSPARQPEERRTHTPVDISGLKESLDTIGRELEELTDGLKSRGKTLGIWGASHQGFTLASTTVIGRFARYIIDSAPFKQGKYAPASHLPIVPPDHYHMDPVDAILIVAPGYTDEIAGIIQERFGGNVEILALKSNHLERI, from the coding sequence ATGAGAGATAGGATTTGTATTGTGTGCGGCAGACCTCTTGGGGAAACGCCTTTGATGACCCTTGCGGATATGCCAGCTTCGGCTCAGGATATTCCGGTCAAGGAAGAACTGGGAGAGGAGCAGGGGATTACCCTTTTCCTCCACCAGTGCCAGGCATGCGGTCTGGTACAGTTTGATTGTGAACCTGTGGCATACTACAAGGACGTGATCCGCTCCGGCGGCTTTACCACCACCATGGTAAACTTAAGAAAGAGCCAGTACCGGCATTTTATTGATATGTATCATCTGGAAGGAAAAAAGCTGATTGAGGCAGGCTGCGGCCAGGGGGAATTTCTCGGACTGCTGTCAGACTTTCCTGTAAAGGCTTATGGAATTGAAAACAGGGAAAGTCTTGTCCGTCTTGCAAAGGAAAAGGGTCTTACAGTCTGGAAGCAGTTTGCAGCGGAAGGGGAAGTCCTTGCAGCCGATGACGGCAGTGCAAGCGGCCCCTTTGACGGATTTTTATCCTTCAATTTCCTGGAGCATCAGCCAGACCCGGTGGGAATGCTCCGCTGCATAGCGGACAACCTGTCAGAGGAGGGCGTGGGCTTAATTACAGTTCCAAGCCTTGAATATATCTTGCAGTATGACGGATATTATGAACTGATCCGGGACCATCTTGCCTATTATACCTTTGATACCCTGCGCTATGCGGTGGAAAGAGCCGGGTTTCAGGTATTAGAGGAGGAAATGATAAACCGGGATACCCTTTCTGTCATCGTGAAGAAAAGTCCGGCCAGACAGCCGGAAGAGAGAAGAACGCATACGCCGGTAGACATATCCGGTCTCAAAGAAAGCCTGGATACCATTGGCAGGGAACTGGAAGAGCTGACAGACGGTCTTAAGAGCCGGGGAAAAACCTTAGGCATATGGGGCGCCAGTCATCAGGGCTTTACTCTGGCTTCTACAACGGTCATCGGCCGGTTTGCAAGATACATCATTGATTCCGCACCCTTTAAACAGGGAAAATACGCTCCTGCCTCCCATCTTCCCATTGTACCCCCGGATCATTATCATATGGACCCGGTAGATGCCATTTTAATTGTAGCTCCTGGTTATACGGATGAGATTGCGGGAATCATACAGGAAAGATTTGGCGGGAATGTAGAGATATTGGCGTTAAAATCCAATCATTTGGAAAGGATATAA
- a CDS encoding NAD-dependent epimerase/dehydratase family protein yields the protein MNVVVTGATSFLGRALVDQLLKEKNQVFAVIRPGSKNMGSLAAEREGLVRIERELEELHELGQVIHEPCQAFYHFGWDGSGSENRMKREVQQKNVEDSLKALEGARRLGCKRFLFSGSQAEYGIHKDTMTEEMPCKPVSEYGRAKLEFLNRALELTENWRKSGVSEMEYIHTRIFSVYGPGDHPWSLVESCLNAFRRGEYISLGECTQIWNFLYLDDCIRALILLMEQKKESVSGTYNVAGPEGENRPLREYIRTMYEVLGFHGSYSYGRRAPNAEGLTNLIPDIKKLEKATGWQPLVDFPEGIRRTIR from the coding sequence TTGAATGTTGTTGTAACAGGGGCCACCAGTTTTCTTGGGAGAGCATTGGTTGACCAGCTTTTAAAAGAGAAAAACCAGGTATTTGCCGTAATCCGTCCCGGTTCAAAGAATATGGGAAGCCTTGCGGCCGAGCGGGAGGGTCTTGTACGGATCGAACGGGAATTAGAAGAGCTTCATGAGCTGGGTCAGGTAATTCACGAGCCATGCCAGGCATTTTACCATTTTGGCTGGGATGGCTCCGGAAGTGAAAACCGGATGAAACGAGAGGTCCAGCAAAAGAACGTGGAAGATTCCTTAAAGGCTTTGGAAGGAGCCAGACGCCTTGGCTGCAAACGCTTTCTTTTCAGCGGTTCCCAGGCAGAATACGGAATTCATAAAGATACGATGACAGAGGAGATGCCGTGTAAGCCTGTCTCTGAATATGGAAGAGCCAAGCTTGAATTTTTAAACAGGGCATTGGAATTGACAGAGAACTGGAGAAAATCCGGTGTTTCAGAGATGGAATACATCCATACCAGGATATTCAGCGTGTACGGTCCAGGAGATCATCCCTGGTCCCTGGTGGAAAGCTGCCTTAATGCATTTCGCAGAGGAGAGTATATTTCCCTGGGAGAATGTACGCAAATATGGAACTTTTTATATCTTGATGACTGCATCCGGGCGCTGATACTTTTGATGGAACAGAAGAAAGAATCAGTTTCCGGAACTTATAATGTAGCGGGACCGGAAGGAGAAAACAGGCCTTTAAGAGAATACATCCGGACGATGTATGAGGTTTTAGGCTTTCACGGAAGCTACAGCTACGGAAGAAGAGCGCCTAATGCAGAAGGACTCACAAACCTTATTCCTGATATAAAAAAGCTGGAAAAAGCAACGGGCTGGCAGCCTCTTGTGGACTTTCCGGAGGGGATCCGGCGGACGATCCGCTAA
- a CDS encoding thiamine pyrophosphate-binding protein: MRMKVSNYISQKLVDSGITQVFTVTGGGAMHLNDALGHQEGMHCLYNHHEQACAIAAESYARIKDRIAAVCVTTGPGGTNAITGVLGGFLDSIPMLILSGQVRYDTTARWSGVGIRAMGDQEFDITKAIDCMTKYSEMVIDPIRIRYTLEKAIYLALSGRPGPTWLDIPLNVQGAYIETEELIGFSPENYENGGDGWSSETKAKIKQDDPGCGEKRQILPEKVTADAARAILEKIKSSSRPVINAGNGIRIGQAHEVFMRVVDKLGIPVVTGWNSQDCIEDEHPLYTGRGGGMGDRAGNFAIQNSDLVLSLGSRLSIRQVGYNYTTWAREAYVIVNDIDPEELKKPSIHADMKIQANVKDLLTALEELLDSEYKTSHNHPLFSGGKGLDGMTWNETCRMWKEKYPVVLPKHYRSGEDEEANVYALIKELSIRVPENRVTVVGNGSACVVGGHAYIIKKGQRFISNSAVASMGYDLPAAIGACVAEQGEDIILVTGDGSIQMNLQELQTIIHHHMPVKIFLINNGGYHSIRQTQKNFFGEPLVGIGVDSQDLSFPDMEKLSSAYGYPYVRACHNSQLKQAIETALAMKGPVICEVFVSQDQNFEPKSSAKRLPDGTLISPPLEDLSPFLSDEEMDRNMIIPRIRE, translated from the coding sequence ATGAGAATGAAAGTATCCAATTATATCTCCCAGAAGTTGGTTGATTCCGGGATTACACAGGTGTTTACGGTTACAGGCGGAGGAGCCATGCATTTAAACGACGCCCTGGGGCATCAGGAGGGAATGCACTGTTTATATAACCATCATGAGCAGGCATGTGCCATAGCGGCCGAATCCTATGCCAGAATCAAGGACCGAATTGCTGCTGTCTGTGTGACCACGGGCCCTGGGGGCACCAATGCCATTACCGGAGTGCTGGGAGGTTTTCTGGATTCTATTCCCATGTTAATTTTGTCCGGTCAGGTGCGCTATGACACAACGGCCAGATGGTCAGGAGTCGGAATCAGAGCCATGGGAGATCAGGAATTTGATATAACAAAGGCCATTGACTGTATGACAAAATACAGCGAGATGGTAATTGACCCCATAAGGATCCGCTACACTTTAGAAAAAGCCATTTACCTCGCCCTATCCGGCCGTCCAGGCCCCACTTGGCTGGACATACCCTTAAATGTCCAGGGCGCCTATATAGAAACAGAAGAGCTAATCGGCTTTTCCCCAGAAAATTACGAGAATGGCGGAGATGGCTGGTCTTCTGAAACCAAAGCAAAAATAAAGCAGGATGACCCCGGCTGCGGAGAAAAACGACAGATCCTTCCGGAAAAGGTAACAGCAGATGCTGCCCGGGCCATTTTAGAAAAAATAAAATCATCTTCCCGTCCCGTAATCAATGCAGGCAACGGAATCCGCATTGGACAAGCCCATGAGGTATTCATGCGGGTAGTAGACAAGCTGGGAATTCCTGTAGTGACCGGCTGGAACAGCCAGGATTGCATAGAAGATGAGCATCCGCTTTACACAGGGCGAGGCGGTGGAATGGGAGACCGTGCAGGTAACTTTGCCATTCAAAACAGCGACTTAGTCCTTTCTCTTGGAAGCCGCTTAAGCATCCGGCAGGTGGGGTACAATTATACTACATGGGCAAGAGAAGCCTATGTGATCGTCAATGATATCGACCCTGAAGAGCTGAAGAAACCATCCATTCACGCCGATATGAAGATCCAGGCCAATGTAAAGGATCTGCTTACAGCCTTAGAGGAACTACTGGATTCAGAATACAAAACTTCCCATAATCACCCACTTTTTTCCGGCGGAAAGGGCCTTGATGGCATGACCTGGAATGAGACCTGCCGTATGTGGAAGGAAAAATACCCGGTCGTACTTCCAAAGCACTACAGAAGCGGAGAAGATGAGGAAGCCAATGTTTATGCATTAATAAAAGAACTAAGTATCCGAGTCCCAGAGAACAGGGTCACTGTAGTAGGCAATGGATCCGCCTGTGTTGTGGGAGGACATGCCTATATCATTAAGAAGGGGCAGCGCTTTATATCCAACTCAGCAGTGGCTTCCATGGGTTATGATCTTCCGGCTGCCATTGGAGCGTGCGTCGCTGAACAGGGAGAGGACATCATCCTGGTTACAGGTGACGGAAGCATTCAGATGAACTTACAGGAGCTGCAGACCATCATCCATCACCATATGCCAGTTAAAATATTCCTTATTAATAACGGAGGCTACCATTCCATCCGCCAGACCCAGAAGAATTTCTTCGGAGAGCCATTAGTAGGAATCGGGGTAGACAGCCAGGATTTAAGCTTCCCTGACATGGAAAAACTATCATCAGCCTATGGCTATCCTTATGTCCGTGCATGCCATAACAGCCAGCTGAAACAAGCGATTGAAACTGCGCTGGCCATGAAGGGTCCAGTCATCTGCGAGGTATTTGTAAGCCAGGACCAGAACTTTGAACCAAAGTCCTCTGCGAAACGCCTGCCGGATGGAACCCTTATTTCGCCGCCGTTAGAGGATTTGTCTCCATTCCTTTCCGATGAAGAGATGGACCGGAATATGATCATCCCGAGGATCAGGGAATAG
- a CDS encoding N-acetylmuramoyl-L-alanine amidase family protein, translated as MKKHLKLMAVLSAAGVLTVAAPELGLISTAATAYAKVVGWVEENGSWKFYEDNDSYVTDSWKKRGEDWYYLNEDGNVAINTQVDEYYVDESGKRVSDKWISMTNENFWDSADAPEFLWHYYGKNGKEVVSKWQKINDNLYYFNDQGEMQTGKIEIEGSIYYLGQENDGVMKTGWIELANDSDDLDETQSWYYFDKSGRMVENQVDKKIDGNYYTFINGIMQKGWYKLPVTATESEATADATTAAGYQYYDPENGARVNGWKVIEGIEGLSEEGETYNFYFKNGAPTCAANGLELFTIDSKKYAFNTKGEMQTGLKVINLEDGGIANFYFGTDGAMTTGKQTVYNEDLDEDQVWFFQTEGTNKGQGVHGIRDNVLYEYGLRKEADADLKVAPISFEGNQYLVNASGSLQKATSSSKSATKPELGAGYKDYKDSNDKVWVVDVNGIIQ; from the coding sequence ATGAAAAAGCACTTAAAATTGATGGCTGTATTATCCGCTGCCGGTGTTTTAACCGTAGCAGCTCCAGAGCTGGGCTTAATCAGCACAGCAGCCACCGCCTATGCTAAGGTAGTTGGCTGGGTTGAGGAAAACGGAAGCTGGAAATTTTATGAAGATAATGACAGTTACGTAACCGATTCCTGGAAAAAGCGCGGCGAAGACTGGTACTACTTAAACGAGGACGGCAATGTCGCCATCAATACACAAGTCGATGAATATTACGTAGATGAAAGCGGGAAAAGGGTTTCTGACAAATGGATTTCCATGACCAATGAAAACTTCTGGGATTCAGCTGATGCCCCTGAGTTTTTATGGCACTACTATGGAAAAAACGGTAAGGAAGTTGTTTCCAAGTGGCAGAAAATCAACGATAATTTGTACTACTTCAATGACCAGGGTGAAATGCAGACCGGAAAGATTGAAATTGAAGGAAGTATTTATTATTTAGGACAAGAGAATGACGGCGTTATGAAAACAGGCTGGATCGAGCTTGCAAATGACTCTGATGATCTTGATGAAACCCAATCTTGGTACTATTTTGATAAGAGCGGCCGTATGGTAGAAAACCAGGTCGACAAAAAGATCGATGGAAACTATTATACCTTTATTAACGGAATCATGCAGAAAGGCTGGTACAAGCTTCCTGTCACTGCAACCGAATCCGAAGCAACCGCTGATGCAACTACAGCAGCCGGATACCAGTACTATGATCCAGAGAATGGTGCACGTGTTAACGGTTGGAAGGTAATCGAAGGTATTGAAGGACTCAGCGAAGAGGGAGAGACCTATAATTTCTATTTCAAGAACGGTGCTCCTACCTGCGCAGCAAATGGTCTTGAATTGTTTACCATTGATTCCAAAAAATATGCATTCAATACTAAGGGAGAAATGCAGACCGGACTGAAAGTTATCAACTTAGAAGACGGCGGAATCGCCAATTTCTACTTTGGAACTGACGGTGCTATGACTACCGGAAAGCAGACAGTTTACAATGAAGATCTGGATGAGGATCAGGTATGGTTCTTCCAGACAGAAGGTACTAACAAAGGACAGGGAGTTCACGGTATCCGTGACAACGTCCTGTATGAATATGGCTTAAGAAAAGAAGCTGATGCTGACTTAAAGGTTGCTCCTATTTCCTTTGAAGGCAATCAGTATCTGGTAAATGCCAGCGGTTCCCTCCAAAAAGCAACTTCCTCTTCCAAGTCTGCTACAAAACCAGAACTTGGAGCAGGATATAAGGATTATAAGGATTCCAATGACAAAGTATGGGTTGTCGATGTAAACGGCATTATCCAGTAA
- a CDS encoding sugar ABC transporter substrate-binding protein has translation MKKQMKKVLALGLATVMAAGITACSAPAKEETAAATKTAETQAAGEVKDEYKIAVLLPGPTGYFVATKEGIDAAVKENNVKIEYADAQWDASKQLAQAEDFIVKGVDLIAICSVDSGSGEKIVKSANESNIPILAFTNAIGGEESGQYDGLVSYVGQNEVNTGAVTGELAKQLLGKDGGKAILIEGVPGTTPQINRKKGLERALEGSNIEVIFNQTSNWEKEQALKIVEDMIQKKTEFNIVICQDDNSATGAGQALKEAGLKDTVKVIGLGGSIDGLQAVKDGLIDGTTYMSAVEEGHVAIETAVKFLKGETVEPVTEIKQVEVNKDNVDTFKGEW, from the coding sequence ATGAAGAAGCAAATGAAAAAAGTATTGGCACTTGGATTAGCAACGGTGATGGCAGCGGGTATAACTGCTTGTTCTGCCCCGGCCAAGGAAGAAACAGCAGCAGCTACAAAGACTGCAGAAACACAGGCAGCAGGTGAGGTAAAAGACGAGTATAAAATTGCAGTTTTACTTCCAGGCCCGACAGGTTATTTTGTAGCAACAAAAGAAGGAATTGATGCAGCAGTAAAAGAGAATAATGTGAAAATTGAATATGCAGATGCACAGTGGGATGCTTCGAAACAGCTTGCTCAGGCAGAAGATTTTATTGTAAAAGGTGTGGATTTAATTGCAATATGTTCTGTTGATTCAGGATCAGGCGAGAAGATTGTAAAATCTGCAAATGAATCAAACATTCCAATTCTGGCATTTACCAATGCAATCGGTGGAGAGGAAAGTGGACAATATGATGGTCTTGTATCTTATGTAGGCCAAAATGAAGTAAATACAGGTGCAGTAACCGGTGAGCTTGCAAAACAGCTGTTAGGTAAAGATGGCGGAAAGGCAATTCTAATTGAAGGCGTTCCGGGAACAACACCACAGATTAATAGAAAAAAAGGATTAGAACGGGCCCTGGAAGGCAGCAATATTGAAGTTATATTTAATCAGACATCTAACTGGGAAAAAGAACAGGCACTTAAAATTGTAGAAGACATGATTCAGAAAAAAACAGAGTTTAATATTGTAATCTGTCAGGATGATAACTCAGCAACCGGGGCAGGACAGGCTTTAAAAGAAGCAGGATTAAAAGATACTGTAAAAGTTATCGGTCTGGGCGGAAGTATTGATGGCCTTCAGGCAGTTAAAGATGGTTTAATTGATGGTACCACCTATATGTCAGCAGTTGAAGAAGGGCATGTAGCGATTGAAACAGCAGTTAAATTCTTAAAAGGTGAAACAGTTGAACCTGTTACAGAAATTAAGCAGGTTGAAGTAAATAAAGATAATGTAGATACTTTTAAAGGTGAGTGGTAA